The sequence below is a genomic window from Haematobia irritans isolate KBUSLIRL chromosome 3, ASM5000362v1, whole genome shotgun sequence.
CACCCGCAAGAAGAATTTGCCAAATAATTCGAAGTTACAAGCTACTAAGCCATTTCCCTATGAAACTATTGGAAATGATTTAAAAGTATGGAAATTGTGTACCATACGAGTTGGGGTTGAAAAACGTCGAAAGGCGATTTTTCAATTGCGAAAGAATGGAGGGAAGGTTTTTTGCATCGCGTCGTTACTGGTGATGAAGGAAACAAATTATTTAGTACCAGGTTCATGTCTCATCATTGACAGCAAAGTCGAATATAAATGGAGCTATGCAGTGATCACGTGAACTTAATTGAAGCGTTTGTGCCGAACATTGTACGATAAATGCCTATAATATTTGCAGCACGATGACGTCACGTGTTGCAAAacctgtaaaattttatttggaaaaactgGAAAGtccttcaccactgtggtatcacaatggactgaatagtctaagtgagcctgatatatcgggcttccacataacctaacctaccctacgCTTCGTATAGCCCAGACAGATATTGCTCTGATCTGGTTGATTATCATTTTAGTTCTTATGGAGCCAAATTGGGTCGATTCGTAGATTGAGTTAAAAGATGGGTCGTTTTTTGTCATGGTATCCGTATGTTACCAGAAAGATGAGAAAAGTAGTGGCTAGCTATTAACTCTTATGGTCCACCCTCGCTCTTGACCAATAATTCCGCActgtaaattgtaaaaatatttaaacatggCATAATGTCccccaaaaatattgttgtaccTTATAATAATTTTACCCTTGGTTTACCCCAGTCTCCCCGAATACCAACACCAATTTCTGTGCGTGGTGACATTGCTGAGTAcagcaaagtttctctaagagaCTTGGCACTAAAGTAGGCATTCGTTGGCCCTATCTGTAATTCAGTTCCCATTTCTTAATCAATAAGCTATTGatatacagaaattttgacaacattttctatagaaataaaatttcgacaaaattttctatagaaataaaattttgacaaaattttctatagaaataaaattttgacaaaaattttctaaagaaataaaattttgacaatattttctatagaaataaaattttctacagattttctatagaaataaattttgacaaaattttccatagaaataaaataataaaataaataataaaaataattttttttaaggctgagatcaaaacaataaataaaattttgacaaaattttctatagaaataaaattttgacaaaactttctatagaaatagaattttgacaaaattttctatagaaatacaattttgagaacattttctatagaaataaaattttgacaaaattttctatagaaatagaattttgacaaaattttctatagaaataaaattttgacaaaattttctagagaaataaaattttgacaaaattttctatagaaataaaattttgacaaaattttctatagaaataaaattttgacaaaattttctatagaaataacattttgacaaaattttctatagatataaaattttgacaaaattttctatagaaataaaattttgacaaaattttctatagaaataaaattttgacaaaattttctatagatataaaattttgacaaaattttctatagaaataaaattttgacaaaattttctatagaaataaaattttgacaaaattttctatagatataaaattttgacaaaattttctatagaaataaaattttgacaaaattttctatagaaataaaattttgacaaaattttctatagaaatagaattttgacaaaattttctatttaaataaaattttgacaacattttctatagaaatagaattttgacaaaattttctatagaacattttctatagaaataaaatgctaagccactatttacaattttgagaacattttctatagaaataaaattttgacaaaattttctatgttattttgacaaaattttctatagaaataaaatttttacaaaattttctatagaaataaaattttgacaaaattttctatagaaataaaattttgacaaaattttctatagatataaaattttgacaaaattttctatagaaataaaattttgacaaaattttctatagaaataaaattttgacaaaattttctatagaaatagaattttgacaaaattttctatttaaataaaattttgacaacattttctatagaaatagaattttgacaaaattttctatagaacattttctatagaaataaaatgctaagcCACTAAAGTAGGCTTAGCATTAAGAATAACAAAGAATCGGAAAGTATACGTTCTGCCCTATCTGTAATTCAGTTCCCATTTCTTAATGAATAAGCTAATCGAGATATAGACGAATAAAGATCAAGCTACTAGCCGATTAAGCCGTTCATGCCCATCCGATATATATGGATGCCTCTGCTGCaatattataaagaaaaacaaaattatctctTTTTATTTAACTGTGATATtattacaaacattttgttttattttatttttcttacatAGTGAATCTAATATAAGCTGAGTTATCCCTTGGTGTATTTGCTTATTTTGACGACGTCAAacgaaaatgaaaaatgtaataaataaacGTAAAAAACGTAGAAATCACATAACATAATTTTACTCAGGGGAAAAAGTTGAATATAAATCAATTGGAGTATGGTAAACGACCTTCTTTCTCTACTACAAAAATTGTGTTATATGTGGTTCtctaatttagttttattttttttttctactaatTAAAATTCCCCAACTAACGTAAACATTTAAtgatcttttttaattaaattacgtTCTTTCTTCGTCTAAACATATTACAAATTAAAATAGATGTTATTAACTTGGTTAACATTTTAACTGCAGCATGAGGCTGGAGTAGGATCTAATCCGGAGCGTTTTGTAATTGAAAGACGAGTAAATTCTTCGGCAGTCGTGGGATGGATACCAACAGTAttcaataagattttcatagtaAGGCCAGCTCTATaacacattaaaaaaatagaattagaaaaacaatcatacgatttaattattttcaaatttcttaCTTGACTGCAGCAGCAAAACCTTGAATTACTTCACCAGCAACTGGTCCAACATAATGTAAGCCCAAGACTTTTTGATCTCCACTACGTTCCGCTACAGCCTTTACGTAGCAATAACGTACACTCTTTTGGGGGATAAAGAATTCGGTAGGCTTGTAAAATCCATGGAACACTTCAATATTGTCTTCACCGTATTTTTTAATAGCGTCCTCTTCGGCCATACCGACGCAAGCATATTCCAGGGGAGAGAAAACTGTGGTTGCCACATCGCTGTAGTCCATGATTTGCTTGGAGCCACCGTACATACGACGTGCCAATAAACGACCAGCGTGTATAGCTACGGGCGTCAATTCGGGACGGCCATGAATAATATCACCAATGGCAAAAATGTGTGGTACATTAGTTTGTTCAGCTTCGTTGACAGCAATCTTATCGGCCTTAACTTCAATTCCAGCAGCACCCAAGTTGAGGTCATCTACCAAACCCTTACGACCAATGGCCCATAGAACAGTATCGTAAACATCGCTGCCTTCTTCTTGTGTTTCAGTATTAACATATTTAACCAATAGACGGCCATCTTCAGTTTTCTCCACAGACTTTGGAATGGTTTTGTGTAAGAAAGGAATACCACGTTCAACCATAGAGTCAGCTACAATATTGGCCATTTGTTGATCGAAACCTCTTAAAACAATGGAACGAACCATAACGGTTGATTCATAGCCCAAACCTTTAAGGAAACCAGCACATTCCAAGCCAATgtctatttcaattgaaaaaagcaAGATTTTGTTTACGTTAAAATTGTCTCAATAttggatttttcttttatttcttaaacTTACAGCCAGCTCCAACAACTAAAGTCTTTCCGGGTGCTTTATCCAAACTGAACAGATCATCACTGGTAATGCCATATTCCACAGCCCCAGGAATATCAGGATAACGGGGACGACCACCTACAGCTATAACTATATGCTTGGCGGTAAGAGTTCGTTCGGTGTTATTCTTCAATTTAGCCACAACGGTATGAGGATCCTTAAAGGAACCCAAACCATTGATATATTCAACTTTCCTAAACGAGAGAAACCCCAATTTTTGATTCCATTTCATATTGGTGAAAAACAAACACTTACTTGTCACGCAAATCAACACGTGTTACCCAATTCACTGATTTGATATGATTTTGTACTGATTGCACGAGTTTTTCCCAATCAGGTTTTATGGCTTCTTTGTTTGGTATTTCCCAGCCATAAGCAGCAGCTTCCTGTAAAATTGTTACAATTTCTCATTTAGATTTCGTTgctattcatttttgtttttttttagtctaCGTACATGAATGGATTCTCCCAACAATGAAGCTTGATGCATCAGTTTTTTGGGGATACAACCGACATTGACACATGTACCTCCAATACCCCATTTAGTACCAAGCGGTGTTGGTTTTACAAAGTCCAAGCAGGCAACTTTAGCGCCATTGGCTACAGCTTCTTTGGCACAGGCCAATCCTCCGGAACCGCCTCCGATTACAATCAAATCGTAATCATATTCGTCTGTAATGGTTATTTCGTATTTGATTGATTAGGATTTGTTCAAAGTGTTTAGTATTTGATGAAAGGGTGCATGAGAAATGAAAATGGTTATCGTTA
It includes:
- the Trxr1 gene encoding thioredoxin reductase 1 isoform X3 encodes the protein MGGVLSRCRPKKFKIEIQDEYDYDLIVIGGGSGGLACAKEAVANGAKVACLDFVKPTPLGTKWGIGGTCVNVGCIPKKLMHQASLLGESIHEAAAYGWEIPNKEAIKPDWEKLVQSVQNHIKSVNWVTRVDLRDKKVEYINGLGSFKDPHTVVAKLKNNTERTLTAKHIVIAVGGRPRYPDIPGAVEYGITSDDLFSLDKAPGKTLVVGAGYIGLECAGFLKGLGYESTVMVRSIVLRGFDQQMANIVADSMVERGIPFLHKTIPKSVEKTEDGRLLVKYVNTETQEEGSDVYDTVLWAIGRKGLVDDLNLGAAGIEVKADKIAVNEAEQTNVPHIFAIGDIIHGRPELTPVAIHAGRLLARRMYGGSKQIMDYSDVATTVFSPLEYACVGMAEEDAIKKYGEDNIEVFHGFYKPTEFFIPQKSVRYCYVKAVAERSGDQKVLGLHYVGPVAGEVIQGFAAAVKAGLTMKILLNTVGIHPTTAEEFTRLSITKRSGLDPTPASCCS
- the Trxr1 gene encoding thioredoxin reductase 1 isoform X1, with product MNYFVFLPASEAKTRKDNRRSVYKSDYIDIRLRQKMSDEENEVEKQPEEDTGDDIWGEVIDEYDYDLIVIGGGSGGLACAKEAVANGAKVACLDFVKPTPLGTKWGIGGTCVNVGCIPKKLMHQASLLGESIHEAAAYGWEIPNKEAIKPDWEKLVQSVQNHIKSVNWVTRVDLRDKKVEYINGLGSFKDPHTVVAKLKNNTERTLTAKHIVIAVGGRPRYPDIPGAVEYGITSDDLFSLDKAPGKTLVVGAGYIGLECAGFLKGLGYESTVMVRSIVLRGFDQQMANIVADSMVERGIPFLHKTIPKSVEKTEDGRLLVKYVNTETQEEGSDVYDTVLWAIGRKGLVDDLNLGAAGIEVKADKIAVNEAEQTNVPHIFAIGDIIHGRPELTPVAIHAGRLLARRMYGGSKQIMDYSDVATTVFSPLEYACVGMAEEDAIKKYGEDNIEVFHGFYKPTEFFIPQKSVRYCYVKAVAERSGDQKVLGLHYVGPVAGEVIQGFAAAVKAGLTMKILLNTVGIHPTTAEEFTRLSITKRSGLDPTPASCCS
- the Trxr1 gene encoding thioredoxin reductase 1 isoform X2, which encodes MFTIWNSKVVVTFIRSTKSTIIANNIGASSTRRSIATNLRQQRTMSQSGSHEYDYDLIVIGGGSGGLACAKEAVANGAKVACLDFVKPTPLGTKWGIGGTCVNVGCIPKKLMHQASLLGESIHEAAAYGWEIPNKEAIKPDWEKLVQSVQNHIKSVNWVTRVDLRDKKVEYINGLGSFKDPHTVVAKLKNNTERTLTAKHIVIAVGGRPRYPDIPGAVEYGITSDDLFSLDKAPGKTLVVGAGYIGLECAGFLKGLGYESTVMVRSIVLRGFDQQMANIVADSMVERGIPFLHKTIPKSVEKTEDGRLLVKYVNTETQEEGSDVYDTVLWAIGRKGLVDDLNLGAAGIEVKADKIAVNEAEQTNVPHIFAIGDIIHGRPELTPVAIHAGRLLARRMYGGSKQIMDYSDVATTVFSPLEYACVGMAEEDAIKKYGEDNIEVFHGFYKPTEFFIPQKSVRYCYVKAVAERSGDQKVLGLHYVGPVAGEVIQGFAAAVKAGLTMKILLNTVGIHPTTAEEFTRLSITKRSGLDPTPASCCS
- the Trxr1 gene encoding thioredoxin reductase 1 isoform X4, with translation MAPVTNEYDYDLIVIGGGSGGLACAKEAVANGAKVACLDFVKPTPLGTKWGIGGTCVNVGCIPKKLMHQASLLGESIHEAAAYGWEIPNKEAIKPDWEKLVQSVQNHIKSVNWVTRVDLRDKKVEYINGLGSFKDPHTVVAKLKNNTERTLTAKHIVIAVGGRPRYPDIPGAVEYGITSDDLFSLDKAPGKTLVVGAGYIGLECAGFLKGLGYESTVMVRSIVLRGFDQQMANIVADSMVERGIPFLHKTIPKSVEKTEDGRLLVKYVNTETQEEGSDVYDTVLWAIGRKGLVDDLNLGAAGIEVKADKIAVNEAEQTNVPHIFAIGDIIHGRPELTPVAIHAGRLLARRMYGGSKQIMDYSDVATTVFSPLEYACVGMAEEDAIKKYGEDNIEVFHGFYKPTEFFIPQKSVRYCYVKAVAERSGDQKVLGLHYVGPVAGEVIQGFAAAVKAGLTMKILLNTVGIHPTTAEEFTRLSITKRSGLDPTPASCCS